Genomic DNA from Fimbriimonas ginsengisoli Gsoil 348:
GTGCCTTCCTTTGCCTTTACGGATGGCGCAAGGGCCTGCTGTTGGAAACCGACACGCCGAGCTTCAACTGGCGATTCGGCGTCGCTTTGACCATCTTCCTTGGTTTCGGCTTCTTCCGAATGGCCACCACCCCCCACTTCGCCTCCCCCCAAGAGCGCTTTATGGTGAGCTTCGATCGCGAAATGCGATCCAGGTGATCCAGAGCGGCTTCATTCCCTAGGCAAAGAGCGCGGGAGTTCCGCCGGTATGCCAGAACAGAACTCGACCGCCAACCCGCTTCTCCTCGGCCAACTGAATCAATCCTGCGAACGCCTTTCCGGAGTAGATCGGATCGAGGAAGATCCCCTCCGCCTGGGCTAATCGCCGGATAGCGGCCTCACCGGCTTCGCTCGGCACGCCGTAACCGGCGCCGACGAACCGAAAATCAAGGTGGAAGTCCTTGGCGGCAAGCCGGACTCCCTGACCAGCCAGGTCATCTACACCGCCGGCAAGGCGGGCGAAATCTTCCGCGATCTCGGGCTCCGGGTCGCAAGCGATGCCGATAACCTCGGTCGCACTGCCAAAGTGTCGATAGGCGAGGCCGGTATGCGTGCTGCCGCTCGAGCTGGCGAACACGATCTGGTCGAAGGCGGGCGCTTGCTTCTCAACCTCGATCGCGGCTTGGTAGAAGGCATACGCGCCGAGAGGCGAAGAGCCGCCGATCGGAATTCGGTAGACCCGCTTTCCGCTTGCTTCGTATTCCCGCGCCAGTTCCTCGGCCAACTCATAGAGCTCCTCCCAGGTGCCGTTCGGATGAACGCGTAAGTCGATCCCGAGCAAACGGTCCAGAATCACATTTCCGCCTTCGGCCTTCACGGCGTCCGCCGGAGGAGGAATATCTTCGTACGGCAGCGCCATCGTGGCAGCCGCGCAGACCTTGTGAAAGCGCGAACAGGCCGCCCCCAGTTGCCGAATGAAGTTCGACTGCGTGGAGCCGCAAGAGACGACCACGTCGGCGTCTTGGTCCAGCACATCCGCCATAAGGTATTCGAGCTTGCGCCCTTTATTCCCCCCAAACGCGAACCCGGTCAGGTCGTCGCGCTTGATCCAAAGATCTAAGCCCAACTCCTCCGACATCCGGTCGAGCCGGTGAAGCGGCGTCGGGCTGAGAATCAAAGGGACCTTAGCGGGGCTCACGTTACGAAGTATGGAGTCTCCCTACGTCCGAAGCCTACGGACCGCCGGTCTCCAGACCGGCCTCCCCGTCCTCGACGCCGGGGGGCATCGGCCCGCGGGACGCCCCGGCCGATTCCGGTGTACGGAAGGTACACCGGAATCATCGGCGAGGGCGCCGACGCTACGGGGGCGGCGAGGCTACTTGACGACGATCCCGCGTTCTCGTAGCTTTTTCCGGAGCCGGGCGAAATGCTCGTTGTCGCGTGTCTCGACGACTACCGTCACCTCGACCTTCGAGACGTCCGCGCTGGCGAAGGCGCGCTCGTGGGTGATTTGCTGGACGCTCGCGCCGGTATCGGCGATCGTCTCCGCAAGGAGCGCCAGTCCCCCGGGGCGATCCGAAATCACCGCTCGGAATTGGGCCAGCCGCCCTCCCTGCACCAGACCGCGCTCGATTACCCGACCCAGGACCGTGGGGTCGATGTTTCCTCCGCAGAGAACGATCACGACCTTCTTCCCCTTAAGGTCCGCCAGTTTGCTCGACATCAGCGCGGCGAGGGGAGTCGCCCCGGCCCCTTCCACCACCCCTTTCTCCAGCTCGACTAGCCGCAGGATCGCCAAGGCGATCCTGCCTTCGTCGACGGTAACGGTTCGGTCTACCACCTTCCGGGCGATCTCGAAAGCTCTCGGCCCCACCGTGGGCACCGCCAAGCCATCGCCGAGGGTCGGCTCCATGTGCGTCAGGATCGGATGGCCCACTTCCAGGGCCGCCTTGTACGAGGCCGCATTCTCCGGTTCAACGCCGATGATTTCCGTATCCGGCCGGAGAGTCTTCACCGCCAGACCAAGCCCGGCGATAAGTCCCCCGCCCCCGATGGGCACAACGATCGCATCGACGTCGGAGACCTGTTCCAAGATCTCGAGGCCAAGCGTTCCCTGCCCGGCGATCACATCGGCGCCGTCGAAGCCGTGGATGTAGGT
This window encodes:
- the ilvA gene encoding threonine ammonia-lyase: MPNDVTFEEIVAARERIASGVLKTPCSESPLLSELCGCRVFPKLEYLQRTGSFKERGARNALLLLSEEQRRKGVTAASAGNHALALAYHGRDLGIPVTVVMPVFAPLVKQMRAASFGARVLLHGSNIGEAKVRADELVVDEGLTYIHGFDGADVIAGQGTLGLEILEQVSDVDAIVVPIGGGGLIAGLGLAVKTLRPDTEIIGVEPENAASYKAALEVGHPILTHMEPTLGDGLAVPTVGPRAFEIARKVVDRTVTVDEGRIALAILRLVELEKGVVEGAGATPLAALMSSKLADLKGKKVVIVLCGGNIDPTVLGRVIERGLVQGGRLAQFRAVISDRPGGLALLAETIADTGASVQQITHERAFASADVSKVEVTVVVETRDNEHFARLRKKLRERGIVVK
- a CDS encoding 1-aminocyclopropane-1-carboxylate deaminase/D-cysteine desulfhydrase produces the protein MSPAKVPLILSPTPLHRLDRMSEELGLDLWIKRDDLTGFAFGGNKGRKLEYLMADVLDQDADVVVSCGSTQSNFIRQLGAACSRFHKVCAAATMALPYEDIPPPADAVKAEGGNVILDRLLGIDLRVHPNGTWEELYELAEELAREYEASGKRVYRIPIGGSSPLGAYAFYQAAIEVEKQAPAFDQIVFASSSGSTHTGLAYRHFGSATEVIGIACDPEPEIAEDFARLAGGVDDLAGQGVRLAAKDFHLDFRFVGAGYGVPSEAGEAAIRRLAQAEGIFLDPIYSGKAFAGLIQLAEEKRVGGRVLFWHTGGTPALFA